The following DNA comes from Pseudodesulfovibrio alkaliphilus.
ATGGCCGGTCATCTCCTCGGAGGCGCGGACCACCGCCGTATTAGCCGAAAAGGCGTGGCCCGTGGTGATCATGTCCACCATCTCGGTGGCGATGTCGGTGTTGGCCCCCTCCACTCCGCCGATGAAGGGCGCGGGCGCGGAACTCTCGCGAATGGCCGAAACGCGGACACCCTGGTCCCCGGGACCGGATTCGAGCGTCACCGAACTGGCCCTGAAGCCCTCGGTGTTGACGTTGGCGATGTTGTTGGCCGAGACCTGCTGGACCGTTGAGAGCGCCGAGAGCGCGGAAAGGCTGATGTCGGACATGTTGTGAGACCCCCTCTTCGGCTTCGGGGAAGCAGCCAGGAATAACCATACCCTGTCCCGACGCGGGAGGCAAGCCGCCTAGAAGGTGGCCGAGCCGGGCCAGGCCAGGATAAACACGTTGGCCTCGCCGAAGAGACGCCGGGTCAGCGTCTTGATCTGACCGCTCAGGTCGCGATCCGCGCCAACGACAAAGGCGATGTTCTCCTCGTGGACGATGCCCTCGGGGTGCATCTTGCCGCCGCGAGACGGGCCGAGTTCGGTATAGCCGCCCGCAAGACGGATCAGTTCGGCCCGGAATTCGACCAGGGCCGGCCCAGGGTCAGAGCCGTCTGGCATGACCGCGGGGATCACGGTGAAGTGGACGTGGCAGGGCTTGGCCTCCCCTGCACGGGCCTCGGTCACGCAAAGGGCAAAGGCAACGGTCATCAGAACCAGGGTGAGCATGGCAA
Coding sequences within:
- a CDS encoding flagellar basal body rod C-terminal domain-containing protein, whose product is MSDISLSALSALSTVQQVSANNIANVNTEGFRASSVTLESGPGDQGVRVSAIRESSAPAPFIGGVEGANTDIATEMVDMITTGHAFSANTAVVRASEEMTGHLLNMIV